The Sphingomonas sp. KR3-1 genome contains a region encoding:
- the rpoZ gene encoding DNA-directed RNA polymerase subunit omega, whose amino-acid sequence MARVTVEDCVDKVPNRFDLVLFAAQRARQISGGADLTIDRDRDKNPVVALREIAEETVRPTHLEESVVSSLQRVQIDDEEAPDEVGSIAASAEALRLTAAAPPRNQNLGGDYDG is encoded by the coding sequence ATGGCGCGCGTCACTGTCGAAGATTGCGTCGACAAGGTTCCCAACCGTTTCGATCTCGTGCTGTTCGCTGCGCAGCGCGCCCGCCAGATCTCCGGCGGCGCCGATCTGACCATCGATCGCGACCGCGACAAGAACCCGGTCGTCGCGCTGCGCGAGATCGCCGAGGAGACGGTGCGCCCGACTCACCTCGAGGAATCGGTGGTCTCGAGCCTGCAGCGCGTGCAGATCGACGACGAGGAGGCCCCGGACGAGGTCGGCTCGATCGCCGCTTCGGCCGAGGCGCTGCGCCTCACCGCCGCAGCCCCGCCGCGCAACCAGAATCTGGGCGGCGACTACGACGGCTGA
- a CDS encoding phosphatidylserine/phosphatidylglycerophosphate/cardiolipin synthase family protein, producing the protein MRFNQPSFTVDGNRLTLLPDGPERMAALLDLINRAERSLRVLYYIYVDDEAGAAVRQALLDAAARGVTVSLIVDGLGSEHAQSHRFFDPLREAGVEVCRFVPRWGRRYLLRNHQKLALADEERVIVGGFNIEDSYFGTIAEEAWRDLGLLVEGPAAGRLVGYFDALSNWAKRPKPSLRKLARTLRTWSEPEGATRWLLGGPMRRLSPWAREVKRDMERAQSIDIIAAYFAPNPAMLRRLDRAGQRGRVRLVLPSKLDHGAAIWAARFTYAGLLRKKVQIYEYQPTKLHAKLFLLDDVVNIGSANFDIRSMFLNLELMFRVEDAAFAAYVRAFVDGEVARSERITPELYKARTGVWTRVKQAAAYFVMAVLDYNVTRRLNFGPRGGRKQG; encoded by the coding sequence ATGCGCTTCAACCAGCCGAGCTTCACCGTCGACGGCAACCGGCTGACCCTGCTGCCCGACGGGCCCGAGCGGATGGCGGCGCTGCTCGACCTGATCAACCGCGCCGAGCGCTCGCTGCGCGTGCTCTATTACATCTATGTCGACGACGAGGCCGGCGCCGCCGTGCGCCAGGCATTGCTCGATGCCGCGGCGCGCGGCGTGACGGTCAGCCTGATCGTCGACGGGCTCGGCAGCGAGCATGCCCAGAGCCACCGCTTCTTCGATCCGCTGCGCGAGGCGGGAGTGGAGGTGTGCCGCTTCGTGCCGCGCTGGGGCCGGCGCTATCTGCTCAGGAACCACCAGAAGCTCGCGCTCGCCGACGAAGAGCGGGTGATCGTCGGCGGGTTCAACATCGAGGACAGCTATTTCGGCACGATCGCCGAGGAAGCCTGGCGCGACCTCGGCCTGCTCGTCGAGGGCCCGGCGGCGGGCCGGCTGGTCGGCTATTTCGATGCGCTGTCCAATTGGGCGAAGCGCCCCAAGCCGTCGCTGCGCAAGCTCGCGCGGACGCTGCGCACCTGGAGCGAGCCCGAAGGCGCCACCCGCTGGCTGCTCGGCGGGCCGATGCGGCGATTGTCGCCCTGGGCGCGCGAAGTGAAGCGCGACATGGAGCGCGCGCAGTCCATCGACATCATCGCCGCCTATTTCGCCCCCAACCCGGCGATGCTGCGCCGGCTCGATCGCGCCGGACAGCGCGGACGGGTTCGGTTGGTGCTGCCGTCCAAGCTCGATCACGGCGCCGCGATCTGGGCGGCGCGCTTCACCTATGCCGGGCTGCTGCGCAAGAAGGTGCAGATCTACGAATACCAGCCGACCAAGCTCCACGCGAAGCTGTTCCTGCTCGACGACGTCGTGAACATCGGCTCGGCCAATTTCGACATCCGCTCGATGTTCCTCAACCTCGAGCTGATGTTCCGCGTCGAGGACGCTGCCTTCGCCGCCTATGTCCGCGCCTTTGTCGACGGCGAAGTGGCGCGGTCCGAGCGGATCACGCCCGAGCTCTACAAGGCGCGCACCGGCGTCTGGACGCGGGTGAAGCAGGCGGCGGCCTATTTCGTGATGGCAGTGCTCGACTATAACGTCACGCGCCGGCTGAACTTCGGCCCGCGCGGCGGACGCAAGCAGGGCTGA
- a CDS encoding RlmE family RNA methyltransferase produces MSRGGGRGHTRVLTARKRTAQSTRWLERQLNDPYVKKAKAEGYRSRAAYKLTELDERFGFLKGKKRVLDLGIAPGGWTQVVRRKLPKAAVVGIDLLPVDPIDGATILMMDFMDDAAPGRLIEELGGSPDLIISDMAANTVGHPQTDALRTMGLVETALDFAIQVLEPGGDFVAKVFAGGADSALVAEMKRNFATVKHAKPPASRKGSVEWFVVAQGFKGRAAPPPAEA; encoded by the coding sequence GTGAGCAGGGGTGGGGGCCGCGGCCATACCCGCGTGCTGACGGCACGCAAGCGCACCGCGCAGTCGACGCGCTGGCTCGAACGCCAGCTCAACGATCCGTACGTCAAGAAGGCCAAGGCCGAGGGCTATCGCAGCCGCGCGGCCTACAAGCTCACCGAGCTCGACGAGCGCTTCGGCTTTCTCAAGGGCAAGAAGCGCGTGCTCGATCTCGGCATCGCGCCTGGCGGCTGGACGCAGGTGGTGCGCCGCAAGCTGCCCAAGGCGGCGGTGGTCGGCATCGACCTGCTCCCGGTCGATCCGATCGACGGCGCGACGATCCTGATGATGGATTTCATGGACGATGCCGCGCCCGGCCGGCTGATCGAGGAACTGGGCGGCTCGCCCGACCTGATCATCTCGGACATGGCGGCCAACACCGTCGGCCACCCGCAGACGGACGCACTCAGGACCATGGGCCTGGTCGAGACCGCGCTCGATTTCGCGATCCAGGTGCTCGAGCCGGGCGGCGATTTCGTCGCCAAGGTGTTCGCCGGCGGCGCCGATTCGGCGCTGGTCGCCGAGATGAAGCGCAACTTCGCCACGGTGAAGCACGCCAAGCCGCCCGCCAGCCGCAAGGGATCGGTGGAGTGGTTCGTGGTGGCGCAGGGCTTCAAGGGTCGCGCCGCGCCGCCGCCTGCCGAGGCATGA